In the Malus domestica chromosome 16, GDT2T_hap1 genome, one interval contains:
- the LOC103403601 gene encoding 3-isopropylmalate dehydratase large subunit, chloroplastic: MACSTVTPPSTSFIGNKKDLNRSAFSSATPLSSQKCKRKSKKICSVMSPQQSERKPATTGSVKTGLTMTEKIFARASEKTQLSPGENVWVDVDVLMTHDVCGPGSIGIFKKEFGQNAKVWDREKVVIIPDHYIFTTDERANRNVDILRDFCMEQNIKYFYDIKDLSNFKANPDYKGVCHVALAQEGHCRPGEVLLGTDSHTCTAGAFGQFATGIGNTDAGFVLGTGKLLLKVPPTLRFVMDGEMPDYLLAKDLILQIIGEISVAGGTYKAMEFVGSTVESLSMEERMTLCNMVVEAGGKNGIVPADSTTFKYLEDKTSVPYEPVYSDAKARFLKEYRFDISKLEPLVAKPHSPDNRALARECKDVKIDRVYIGSCTGGKTEDFMAAARVFLASGKKVKVPTFLVPATQKVWMDVYSLPVPGSGGKTCSQIFEEAGCDTPASPSCGACLGGPKDTYARLNEPQVCVSTTNRNFPGRMGHKEGQIYLASPYTAAASALTGHVTDPREFLQ, encoded by the exons ATGGCTTGCTCCACCGTTACTCCGCCGTCCACCTCCTTCATCGGCAACAAG AAGGATTTGAATCGCTCTGCTTTCTCCTCTGCGACGCCGCTTTCCAGTCAGAAATGCAagagaaaatccaagaaaattTGCTCTGTCATGTCTCCGCAGCAATCGGAGCGCAAGCCCGCCACCACCGGCTCG GTTAAGACCGGGCTGACGATGACTGAGAAAATATTTGCTAGAGCTTCTGAGAAGACCCAGCTGAGTCCGGGTGAGAATGTTTGGGTTGATGTCGATGTTTTGATGACCCATGACGTCTGTGGCCCGGGGTCAATTGGAATCTTCAAGAAAGAGTTCGGCCAGAACGCAAAG GTTTGGGACCGTGAAAAGGTTGTAATCATACCGGACCATTATATATTTACAACTGATGAACGTGCAAATCGTAATGTGGATATCTTGAGAGATTTCTGCATGGAGCAAAACATCAAGTATTTCTATGATATCAAGGATCTAAGTAATTTCAAG GCCAACCCTGATTATAAGGGCGTATGCCATGTTGCACTTGCTCAAGAAGGTCATTGCAGGCCGGGGGAG GTCCTGCTGGGTACAGATTCTCATACATGTACTGCTGGAGCTTTTGGACAATTTGCTACTGGAATTGGGAACACTGATGCAGGATTTGTATTGGGCACTGGGAAGCTTTTGCTCAAG GTGCCTCCAACACTGAGATTTGTGATGGATGGTGAAATGCCTGACTATTTGCTTGCCAAAGATTTGATTCTGCAA ATTATTGGTGAAATATCTGTTGCTGGTGGAACATATAAAGCTATGGAGTTTGTTGGCAGCACTGTTGAAAGCTTATCT ATGGAAGAAAGGATGACATTATGCAACATGGTTGTTGAGGCTGGGGGTAAAAATGGTATTGTTCCTGCTGATAGCACTACATTTAAGTACCTTGAG GATAAGACTTCTGTTCCCTATGAACCTGTTTACAGTGATGCTAAAGCAAG ATTTCTTAAGGAGTACAGATTTGATATCTCAAAACTGGAGCCGTTGGTGGCAAAG CCTCATTCTCCAGATAATCGTGCTTTAGCAAGAGAATGCAAAGATGTGAAAATTGACAGAGTATATATCGGTTCTTGTACTGGAGGAAAAACTGAGGATTTTATGGCCGCAGCCAGAGTTTTTCTAGCATCA GGGAAAAAGGTCAAAGTTCCCACATTTCTTGTGCCTGCTACCCAAAAG GTTTGGATGGACGTGTATAGTCTTCCAGTACCAGGGTCTGGTGGCAAGACTTGCTCACAGATATTTGAGGAAGCTGGATGTGACACACCTGCAAGTCCCAGTTGCGGCGCTTGCTTGGGTGGTCCGAAAGACACGTATGCTCGCTTAAATGAACCTCAG gtatgCGTCTCAACAACAAACAGGAACTTCCCAGGCCGAATGGGTCACAAGGAAGGCCAGATATATCTCGCTTCCCCCTATACGGCTGCTGCATCAGCTTTGACTGGTCACGTCACCGACCCAAGAGAGTTTTTGCAGTAG